AAGCAAGATAGTTATTCGATTTTTGCTGAAGTATGTTATCGCTATAAGAAACTCCAGGGGTAACAAGTTCTGTCACTCCGCGTTTAACGATGGTCTTTACCGTTTTCGGATCTTCAAGCTGATCGCAGATAGCGACTCTTTGCCCGGCCCTTACCAATTTCGGAAGGTATGTTTCGAGTGAGTGATGCGGGAAGCCTGCCAGCTCGATATGCGAAGCAGAACCATTGGCCCTTTTGGTAAGAACAATACCTAAAATACCGGATGCTTTTATCGCATCCTCCCCGAATGTTTCATAAAAATCACCTACCCTGAATAACAATAAGGCACCTGGGTATTTCGCCTTAATGGTATTGTATTGCTGCATTAACGGGGTTTCTTTCGTAGTGCTCTTTGCCAAGCGGTTCTCCTTTTTAAACCTGCTAAGTTAATTTATTATGTTTATCCCTTCTGTTTTTGTTGAAAAATGAATGAATGTGGAAAGGGTGGATGCAACCTGCTTTAACAATAAATCGTCTTTATCATAGTTGAGTAACAATTAAGAGAGGAAAACATAACGGATAAACCTTTATAAAGTTAACTCATCAAACACATAAACACACACGAAGATGAAAGTATTAAAGAGAGTTTTGCTGCTTTGTCTATTGTTTCTGATAACAGGCAGTCTTACAGGTACAGGGAGAGCGGCTGCACAGCCAGGGGTAAGTGTCTCTTTTCAGTCCTTCTACGATGAACTGGCCCCCTACGGGCGATGGGTCGAGAACCGTGACTATGGGCGGGTATGGATTCCCCGCGTCGAAGCGGGATTTCAACCTTATGGCACCCGCGGGCACTGGGTAGTTACCGAATACGGGAATACCTGGGTATCGGACTATGAATGGGGATGGGCGCCTTTTCACTATGGCCGATGGGTTTTTGATGACTATTACGGATGGATCTGGGTTCCGGGAGAAGAATGGGGACCAGCATGGGTAACGTGGCGATCCGGAGGCGGCTACTACGGCTGGGCACCACTATCTCCAGGGCTTGATATCAATATCAACATTAACATCCCGCTATTACGATGGATTTTTGTGCCCCAACGCTACATTACGAGCCACTCGGTGTACTCCTACTGCGTTCCCCATCGTCATTCTGTAAATATTTACCGGTCTACTACGGTGATCAATAATATCTACGTCAATAATAACAGACGATATTTCTACGGGCCCCGTCCGCAAGAGATTGAAAGGGTTACCAGGAGCCGGGTCAGGGTACATCATATAGATAATATGGACCGCCCGGGAAGAGCAATGGCAAACAACGGTTCTCTAAGAATATACAGGCCAGAGATTCGCGACGGAAGAAGTTCAGACCGTGAAACAGGCAGGCCTTCCTCCTACAGAAACAGAAGTAGCGATTATCATCCTTCCGCTCCGGGAAATACAAGGCCCGATCGTAGTCGTCCTGACGTTCGAAACGCTTATCCTGAAAACGAAAGAGATAACAGGCGAAATAACCAAGATGCGGACAATAACAATATGAACCGCGAAATGCAACGTCCACCCAGGGAAGCCAGGCCTTCTCAGCCGTCCCGTGATCAGAACGACGCAGAGGTGGAACGCAGAGAGCAGTATCAGCGTCCCGTTAGAACAGCGCCCCGGCCAGAATCTTCAGGAGCAGAACGAAACAATATTGATCGCCGGCGGGAAGAAGCGCCTCAACGTTTAAACACTCCCTCCAGGCCTTCCCGATCCGAACAAGGCAGACCGCAGGGTGGATCAGGTAACGGTGAAAGCAGAAGATCTGGTGGCGACCGGCCTTCAAGAACCGGAGGAAGATCCGTTTAGTTAGTGTCCTGATTTCTACTAGAAAGAAGAGCAGCTGTTTAATACGCTGCTCTTCTTTTTTATAAAA
The window above is part of the Arcticibacter tournemirensis genome. Proteins encoded here:
- a CDS encoding DUF6600 domain-containing protein, yielding MKVLKRVLLLCLLFLITGSLTGTGRAAAQPGVSVSFQSFYDELAPYGRWVENRDYGRVWIPRVEAGFQPYGTRGHWVVTEYGNTWVSDYEWGWAPFHYGRWVFDDYYGWIWVPGEEWGPAWVTWRSGGGYYGWAPLSPGLDINININIPLLRWIFVPQRYITSHSVYSYCVPHRHSVNIYRSTTVINNIYVNNNRRYFYGPRPQEIERVTRSRVRVHHIDNMDRPGRAMANNGSLRIYRPEIRDGRSSDRETGRPSSYRNRSSDYHPSAPGNTRPDRSRPDVRNAYPENERDNRRNNQDADNNNMNREMQRPPREARPSQPSRDQNDAEVERREQYQRPVRTAPRPESSGAERNNIDRRREEAPQRLNTPSRPSRSEQGRPQGGSGNGESRRSGGDRPSRTGGRSV